A stretch of Blastocatellia bacterium DNA encodes these proteins:
- a CDS encoding sigma-70 family RNA polymerase sigma factor gives MSLLLIEWGNGNKLAFDKLISILYEEIKDIASRYFQSERINHTLQATAVVNELYLRLVKTQVSLHHRQEFYALSSTIIRNILVDHARKFSRVGGKYKISLNEQLSIAKDKDVDLVALDDALNGLEQVDPLQKQLVELKYFGGFSVEELAEYLKISPRRVKVNGN, from the coding sequence GTGTCTTTGCTTTTAATAGAATGGGGAAATGGTAATAAGTTGGCTTTTGATAAGTTAATCTCTATTTTATATGAAGAAATAAAAGATATTGCTAGTAGGTACTTTCAAAGTGAAAGGATTAACCATACTTTGCAAGCTACGGCTGTAGTCAATGAGTTATATTTACGGCTAGTTAAAACTCAGGTTAGCTTACATCACCGGCAAGAATTTTACGCATTATCATCTACAATCATTCGTAACATCCTAGTAGACCATGCTCGTAAATTTAGTAGGGTGGGGGGTAAATATAAAATTTCACTAAATGAGCAATTATCCATTGCGAAAGATAAGGATGTTGATTTAGTAGCTTTAGATGATGCCTTAAATGGTTTAGAACAAGTTGATCCATTACAAAAACAATTAGTGGAATTAAAGTATTTTGGTGGTTTTAGTGTAGAAGAACTAGCTGAATACTTAAAAATTTCTCCAAGAAGAGTAAAAGTGAATGGCAATTAG
- a CDS encoding VCBS repeat-containing protein has translation MTPSSNSANDIKTADFNKDGNLDLVVALFNRQSIGIFLGNGQGSFGTETRYPTDIGPAALALGDFNSDGNIDIATANRNTNNVSILLGDGQGKFSLPTNFAAGSWPLSLVTTDLNLDGKLDLAVANSSSNNVSILYGDGIGSFASPINYAVTGTPFSIATGDLNNDGRPDQLQYKVLIMLHQCC, from the coding sequence ATAACTCCTTCTAGTAATAGTGCTAATGATATCAAAACAGCAGATTTCAATAAGGATGGCAACCTTGATCTTGTAGTTGCGTTATTTAATCGTCAAAGTATTGGTATTTTTCTAGGTAATGGACAAGGATCTTTTGGTACTGAAACACGCTATCCAACAGATATAGGCCCTGCTGCTTTAGCACTTGGGGATTTTAATAGTGATGGTAATATCGATATTGCTACAGCAAATAGAAATACTAACAATGTATCTATATTGCTTGGTGATGGACAAGGAAAATTTAGTCTGCCAACAAACTTTGCTGCTGGTAGTTGGCCCTTATCATTAGTTACTACAGATTTGAACCTTGACGGAAAGCTTGATCTAGCTGTTGCTAATAGTAGTTCTAATAATGTATCTATATTATATGGTGATGGTATTGGCAGTTTTGCCTCACCTATTAACTATGCTGTTACAGGCACCCCTTTTTCAATCGCCACAGGTGATTTAAATAATGATGGTCGTCCAGATCAGTTACAGTACAAGGTGCTCATAATGTTGCATCAGTGTTGCTAG